The following are from one region of the Nitrososphaerota archaeon genome:
- a CDS encoding Hsp20/alpha crystallin family protein: MGFDELLKGLREFIRALDELAQKEVVEKRGKGKLMGADVTYSYTIRYLSPARPRAPPAGGVEKPLVDVFDRGDHIVVVALIPNVKEEDLKFRIEGDTLKITSNKAGTKILKEVSIPKDSEVDKILDASFKNGVLEIRLRKKLRTSKDKG, from the coding sequence GTGGGGTTCGATGAACTGCTAAAAGGACTACGTGAATTCATCAGAGCATTAGATGAGCTGGCGCAAAAGGAGGTGGTGGAGAAAAGGGGAAAAGGAAAGTTAATGGGAGCCGACGTTACATATTCCTATACCATTAGATATCTTTCACCTGCCAGACCAAGGGCTCCCCCAGCGGGAGGCGTGGAGAAGCCGTTAGTAGACGTTTTCGACAGGGGTGATCACATCGTCGTCGTCGCGCTCATCCCAAACGTCAAGGAAGAAGACTTAAAGTTTAGGATAGAGGGCGATACATTAAAGATCACCTCAAACAAGGCAGGCACCAAGATCCTGAAGGAAGTATCGATACCGAAGGACAGCGAGGTCGATAAAATCTTAGACGCATCGTTCAAAAACGGCGTCCTCGAAATCAGGCTGAGAAAGAAACTTCGAACTTCGAAAGATAAAGGGTAA
- a CDS encoding HEPN domain-containing protein translates to MLTLAGKAFELGLYNLTLFNCEQAIQFYLKYLLAKRVGEYPKTHSIEVLLSELREIGAEPPELPNMILDLLEEAYITSRYLPKDYSKETAMTILRFAEDYVKRLSEFE, encoded by the coding sequence ATGCTTACCCTAGCGGGGAAGGCGTTTGAATTAGGCTTGTATAACTTAACACTCTTTAATTGCGAACAAGCGATACAGTTCTACTTGAAGTATCTGTTGGCTAAACGAGTAGGCGAATACCCTAAAACACATAGCATCGAGGTACTGCTATCTGAGCTTAGAGAGATAGGTGCTGAGCCGCCGGAGCTGCCGAATATGATCTTAGATCTATTAGAGGAGGCATACATAACTTCAAGGTACTTACCGAAGGATTATTCAAAAGAAACCGCTATGACCATACTACGTTTCGCAGAGGATTATGTCAAGAGGTTATCTGAGTTTGAGTGA
- a CDS encoding MMPL family transporter: protein MELLDKYAALSTQRGKFLIALWVLVVIVLGVNLPALEEHIQHSLDPFIPSTLEAKRAQQIISEKIGSDQGDTEILVVKAEEGNIFSDEGRGYISALSKTIESKGKEELKGFAGVVSATTIYDEILAKYWAKMNETYREIEQKIKANLTEAHKQFYRAADELQTLHQTLYTLINRLTEAAQIIYGVPTLYLQAWSSAAQQIAQANPLQPIPVKPLNEQAYNTALKMLPEGGKPLTEAYLKAFYTAWSSTFTEEYIKITDLKPQLLYTKAQAAINTAAPHVFTPTNLGEASKLFTELNGAMNITQWADSATRQQIIEDTAASIVSKESGLSESVIRELINLGPDATQHDVEVLTATLLAEQGLEKSIIQICLELGREPTQEALDAAAQNLTQRVFAEIRSKFPTPPFPDSIPKDIYSKLVSGDNKTALILIRFNGSLSEAEQRVAVEALRKIVGEVKQAGFTTLLTGPMTLSYDLRNQDVEDIGVIDKVTILLVFILGAALIASLIVPTISLLTVGSALAAAIGLLALLAELGFKQYYLLRSMISVVILGAGVDYVIFMIFRYIEERGNNIDHTAAVKRTAIHAGGAVILSASTVLIGFSCLALSSIGILQSIGIGLALGILLTLTGALLTIPSTLSTIKDKILLPRKTIPNFAVRLAIFRRMAHYCVSKPKRVLAIGLLATAALGAVITTISITYGDIEMLPPFESKRGVDAILNSFGAAPLSQTQIVVVSREPLFTSSGVKRDLYQALDRLHTEISKLDDVYPEYTYGPTRPRGEYVAPDEVDRSSIRQYADEEGKTFVITTSLKSFYTADEAFTTIKKIREKVSEVARDEAALSGAEILVGGGAAFYLDLTNTINQDFFYRIIPAACIGIFIVLLIALGSILLPLRLLATTAMSAVWSLGILTLVFQYGLGAKIYWLTPLFTFSVLMGLGVDYDVFLITRVKEEALKGLSDEEAVVNAVERTGLVLTAAGLILGSALGSLMLSPNLVLKEMGFALSLAIYIDTFFMRIFLNPSIIVVAKKWNWWPKGLKSKRSEV, encoded by the coding sequence GTGGAGTTGCTCGATAAATATGCAGCTCTCTCCACCCAAAGAGGCAAGTTTCTCATAGCCCTTTGGGTCCTCGTAGTAATTGTTCTAGGTGTAAACCTCCCGGCTTTAGAGGAGCATATTCAGCACAGCCTAGATCCTTTCATTCCAAGCACATTAGAGGCTAAGAGGGCTCAGCAGATCATATCTGAGAAGATCGGCTCAGACCAAGGGGACACAGAGATCCTAGTAGTTAAGGCTGAGGAGGGCAACATATTTTCAGATGAGGGTAGAGGCTACATATCTGCCCTAAGCAAGACCATTGAATCTAAGGGCAAAGAGGAGCTAAAGGGGTTTGCTGGTGTTGTAAGCGCAACCACAATCTACGACGAAATCCTAGCAAAATACTGGGCTAAGATGAACGAAACATACCGCGAAATAGAGCAGAAGATCAAGGCTAACCTAACAGAGGCACACAAACAATTCTACAGAGCAGCAGACGAACTCCAAACCCTACACCAAACACTCTACACACTAATCAACAGACTAACAGAAGCAGCCCAAATAATATATGGGGTCCCAACCCTCTACCTCCAAGCTTGGTCCTCAGCAGCCCAGCAGATCGCCCAAGCCAATCCTCTCCAACCCATACCAGTCAAACCACTCAACGAACAAGCATATAACACAGCACTAAAGATGCTGCCAGAAGGGGGCAAACCACTCACCGAAGCCTACCTCAAAGCCTTCTACACAGCTTGGTCCTCAACCTTCACAGAAGAGTACATAAAGATCACAGACCTAAAACCCCAACTACTCTATACAAAGGCCCAAGCAGCGATAAACACAGCAGCACCACACGTCTTCACACCAACAAATCTTGGCGAAGCCTCAAAACTCTTCACAGAATTAAATGGGGCTATGAACATAACCCAATGGGCCGATTCAGCCACAAGGCAGCAAATAATCGAGGATACAGCAGCATCAATAGTTTCCAAAGAATCGGGTCTAAGCGAAAGCGTAATCAGAGAGTTAATCAACCTAGGACCAGATGCGACGCAACACGACGTAGAAGTGCTCACAGCCACTCTGCTAGCAGAGCAGGGTCTTGAAAAGAGCATAATCCAGATCTGCTTAGAGCTCGGCAGAGAACCAACACAAGAGGCTTTAGATGCCGCTGCCCAAAACCTAACCCAACGGGTTTTCGCAGAGATCAGATCGAAGTTCCCCACACCACCCTTCCCAGACAGCATACCAAAAGATATCTACAGCAAGCTTGTTAGCGGCGATAACAAAACCGCGCTCATCCTCATTCGGTTCAACGGCAGCCTATCTGAAGCAGAGCAGAGAGTAGCGGTTGAAGCCCTCCGTAAGATTGTTGGCGAGGTGAAGCAAGCCGGGTTCACAACCCTACTAACAGGCCCCATGACCCTATCCTACGACCTCAGAAATCAGGACGTTGAAGACATAGGTGTCATCGATAAAGTAACCATCTTGCTGGTCTTCATACTAGGCGCAGCGTTGATAGCGTCGCTAATAGTCCCAACGATCTCACTACTAACCGTAGGCTCAGCACTCGCCGCAGCAATAGGTCTATTGGCTCTCCTCGCAGAACTAGGCTTCAAACAATACTATCTACTAAGGAGTATGATAAGCGTAGTCATACTAGGCGCAGGCGTAGACTACGTAATCTTCATGATCTTCAGATACATCGAGGAAAGAGGAAACAACATCGATCACACAGCAGCAGTTAAAAGAACAGCCATACACGCAGGAGGCGCAGTAATTTTAAGCGCGTCAACAGTCCTCATAGGCTTCAGCTGCCTAGCACTCTCCTCAATAGGCATACTCCAAAGCATAGGCATAGGCTTAGCCCTAGGCATACTCTTAACACTCACAGGCGCTCTACTAACAATCCCATCAACACTCTCCACCATAAAAGACAAGATACTATTGCCTCGAAAAACCATACCAAACTTCGCAGTCAGACTAGCCATATTCAGAAGAATGGCACACTACTGCGTATCAAAGCCAAAGAGGGTTCTGGCAATCGGGCTACTAGCCACAGCAGCCCTAGGCGCAGTAATCACCACAATATCAATCACATACGGCGACATAGAGATGCTCCCACCCTTCGAATCAAAGCGTGGAGTCGATGCCATACTCAACTCCTTCGGAGCAGCGCCTCTCTCGCAGACGCAGATCGTAGTCGTCAGCCGAGAGCCACTATTTACTAGCAGCGGAGTCAAAAGAGACCTCTACCAAGCTCTGGATAGACTACACACCGAAATCTCCAAACTTGATGATGTTTACCCAGAATACACCTACGGTCCAACTAGACCAAGGGGCGAATATGTGGCACCAGACGAAGTTGATAGAAGCAGCATAAGACAGTACGCAGATGAAGAGGGCAAGACCTTCGTGATAACAACCAGCCTAAAGAGCTTCTACACCGCAGACGAAGCCTTTACAACTATCAAAAAGATTAGAGAGAAGGTTAGCGAAGTCGCAAGAGATGAAGCTGCGTTAAGCGGAGCTGAAATCTTGGTGGGAGGCGGTGCAGCCTTCTACCTAGACTTGACCAACACCATAAACCAAGACTTCTTCTACAGAATAATACCAGCAGCGTGCATAGGCATCTTCATAGTCCTACTAATAGCCCTAGGCTCCATCTTGCTCCCACTTAGGCTTCTAGCGACCACAGCCATGAGCGCGGTCTGGTCCCTAGGTATACTCACCCTCGTCTTTCAATACGGCTTAGGTGCGAAGATATACTGGTTAACGCCACTCTTCACTTTCTCCGTGCTGATGGGGCTGGGAGTAGATTACGACGTCTTCCTCATAACAAGAGTCAAGGAAGAAGCCTTGAAGGGTTTGAGCGACGAAGAAGCGGTTGTAAACGCGGTAGAAAGGACAGGCTTAGTCCTCACAGCAGCCGGGCTGATCCTGGGCTCTGCGCTAGGAAGCCTCATGCTCAGCCCTAACCTAGTGCTCAAAGAGATGGGTTTCGCCCTAAGCCTCGCAATATACATAGACACATTCTTCATGCGCATCTTCCTCAACCCATCTATAATAGTTGTTGCGAAGAAGTGGAACTGGTGGCCCAAAGGGTTAAAAAGCAAAAGATCAGAAGTATAG
- a CDS encoding gas vesicle protein translates to MVESLVPSKEGDLAQVVEKILEKGLVINADISVSVAGTELLGIKIRAALASFETAAKYGLEFPSGTNYQARGWKEIEIRKAKCPGCRNEVPEDELFEEGCPYCGWVSPRKKRKQAPTIIST, encoded by the coding sequence ATGGTTGAGAGCCTAGTACCGTCAAAGGAAGGCGACCTCGCGCAGGTTGTAGAAAAGATTCTGGAAAAAGGGCTTGTGATAAACGCAGACATCTCTGTGTCGGTTGCAGGCACCGAGCTACTTGGCATAAAAATTAGGGCCGCGCTAGCATCCTTCGAGACAGCGGCAAAGTATGGGCTAGAATTCCCATCTGGCACAAACTATCAGGCGAGAGGGTGGAAGGAGATTGAAATAAGGAAGGCGAAATGTCCTGGCTGCAGAAATGAGGTTCCAGAAGACGAACTGTTTGAGGAAGGCTGCCCCTACTGTGGTTGGGTTAGCCCGCGAAAGAAGCGCAAGCAAGCGCCAACCATAATCTCAACTTAG
- a CDS encoding GvpL/GvpF family gas vesicle protein produces the protein MSEVQEAGEGRYLYCIINGGVELNLGRIGIEDAEVYTIPYKDVAVVVHSCQAKPYVSKDEEKVKRWIFNHNYVIDKATELFGTVLPFSFDVIIKGDETTVKDWLSRNYEKFKEGLEKVKDKAEYTVQIFCDQDRLAEKILSEDEELRALKGKIEKMPQASTYLLRRKLELKVKDKISAEISKLAEEFASKIRELVEEMKVEETSRVPEKYKDKKLVVTLSCLVHKSKVEDLGKLLEEINAREGYIVRFTGPWAPFSFVTFKEA, from the coding sequence ATGAGTGAGGTGCAAGAAGCTGGCGAAGGCAGATACCTTTACTGCATAATCAACGGTGGAGTGGAGCTTAACTTAGGCAGGATAGGTATAGAAGATGCCGAAGTCTATACGATCCCTTATAAGGATGTTGCTGTGGTTGTGCACTCTTGCCAAGCTAAGCCCTACGTGTCGAAGGACGAGGAGAAGGTGAAAAGGTGGATCTTCAACCACAATTATGTAATCGACAAAGCAACAGAACTATTCGGCACAGTCTTGCCCTTCTCCTTTGACGTGATAATCAAAGGAGACGAGACTACGGTTAAAGATTGGCTAAGTAGGAATTATGAGAAGTTTAAGGAAGGGCTTGAGAAGGTTAAGGACAAGGCGGAATATACGGTGCAAATCTTCTGCGATCAAGATAGGCTCGCGGAGAAGATTTTGAGCGAAGACGAGGAGCTGAGAGCATTGAAGGGAAAAATTGAAAAAATGCCGCAGGCGTCGACCTACCTGCTTCGGCGGAAATTGGAGCTTAAGGTAAAAGATAAAATTTCAGCCGAAATATCCAAGCTTGCCGAGGAGTTTGCCTCAAAGATAAGGGAGCTGGTCGAGGAAATGAAGGTCGAAGAAACTTCGCGAGTACCAGAAAAATATAAGGACAAAAAGTTGGTTGTGACGCTCTCGTGCTTAGTGCATAAGAGCAAGGTTGAAGATCTTGGCAAGTTACTTGAGGAGATAAACGCTCGCGAAGGATATATCGTTCGCTTCACCGGGCCCTGGGCGCCTTTCAGCTTTGTTACATTTAAGGAGGCGTGA
- a CDS encoding nitroreductase family protein, translated as MSRRSIRSFTDEKVTMEEFRKILDAARLAPSGSNLQGWKFIVITDQRILNLVRLFSPGFLGNAPAAIVVCSDLDIYEKEGGELGKNYIRIADCAMAVENMLLAAHALGLGACVIKSFSRIALKEILELPERIEPEFIVILGHPKEQPKAPPKKRIEEIAYLNRYGVSWASEVPRSG; from the coding sequence ATGAGCAGGCGAAGTATCCGCAGCTTTACAGATGAAAAGGTAACTATGGAGGAGTTTAGGAAGATCCTTGATGCCGCAAGATTAGCACCTTCAGGCTCCAACCTTCAGGGCTGGAAATTCATAGTCATAACAGATCAACGTATACTTAACCTAGTTAGGCTCTTTTCGCCCGGCTTTCTAGGCAACGCCCCCGCAGCCATCGTTGTGTGCTCAGACCTTGACATCTATGAAAAAGAGGGAGGGGAGTTGGGTAAAAACTATATCAGAATAGCGGACTGCGCTATGGCTGTTGAAAATATGCTTCTCGCAGCGCACGCTCTCGGTTTAGGAGCATGTGTCATTAAATCGTTCTCTAGAATAGCACTAAAGGAGATTCTCGAACTGCCTGAGAGAATCGAGCCTGAATTTATAGTTATACTAGGGCATCCTAAGGAGCAACCTAAGGCGCCTCCCAAAAAGAGGATAGAAGAAATAGCCTATTTGAATAGATACGGCGTAAGTTGGGCAAGTGAGGTGCCTAGAAGTGGGTAA
- a CDS encoding nucleotidyltransferase domain-containing protein has product MSEAFKRVVKRSLKLAAMRSRYQESLRRFKSELAHHLKSRVRVLVFGSVAEGRSGPLSDVDVLVICDEFKELEKRLKTYDLARQVFGTPNPFELHLVTLEEFEWYRKFISNYEEIT; this is encoded by the coding sequence TTGAGTGAAGCGTTCAAGCGTGTGGTTAAGAGGAGTCTTAAATTAGCTGCGATGAGAAGTAGGTATCAAGAGTCGCTCCGACGGTTCAAATCTGAGCTCGCACACCACCTTAAAAGCCGCGTTAGAGTTCTTGTCTTCGGAAGTGTTGCTGAGGGTAGAAGCGGGCCACTAAGCGATGTTGACGTGCTGGTTATATGTGACGAATTTAAAGAACTTGAGAAGAGGCTTAAGACGTACGATTTGGCTAGGCAGGTCTTTGGCACGCCTAACCCTTTTGAGCTGCATCTGGTAACTTTGGAGGAGTTTGAGTGGTATAGGAAGTTCATATCCAACTATGAAGAGATTACCTAG
- a CDS encoding PadR family transcriptional regulator, which translates to MLKGESLPSNVNIAPSTTGEFKHVLHFYSSGVNKYSIQIPFLATVGRGSAVYVTADDPETVKNVFKMLNPNLIIVRPEKLGKLLASKRGLRIVVDAGSISLSDPRLMENYMQTRKGSYIDHLNREEYLKEKCGEHTILCTYDMSKLSPELVKQLVSFHDKLILTTSDMVLLAGESPDRTSISEDAVQQLVKDELESIVLTLLLRKPLCGVEIIKAVYDQFNVLLSPGTVYPLLHLLEKRGMLKCEYGVKNKTYRLDEAAKEKIFKMLEERVRASLLLNSFLQTVTINVRQKEHSDSEK; encoded by the coding sequence ATGTTAAAGGGCGAGTCGTTGCCGTCTAATGTAAACATTGCACCATCAACCACTGGAGAGTTTAAGCATGTTTTACACTTCTACAGTTCTGGCGTTAACAAGTACTCGATTCAAATACCTTTCCTTGCAACCGTCGGGAGGGGAAGTGCGGTTTATGTGACCGCTGACGATCCGGAGACGGTGAAAAACGTGTTTAAAATGTTAAACCCTAATCTCATCATAGTACGCCCAGAAAAGCTCGGTAAACTTTTGGCCAGCAAACGTGGCCTAAGGATTGTTGTAGACGCTGGCTCGATAAGCCTCAGCGATCCTAGATTGATGGAAAACTATATGCAGACAAGAAAAGGCAGCTACATCGACCATCTTAATAGGGAAGAGTACTTGAAAGAAAAATGTGGAGAGCACACGATCCTTTGCACATATGATATGAGCAAGCTCAGCCCAGAACTGGTTAAACAGCTTGTGTCCTTCCACGATAAACTCATACTAACGACGAGCGACATGGTCCTTCTAGCAGGAGAATCTCCCGATCGAACTTCTATCTCTGAAGATGCCGTCCAGCAATTAGTTAAGGACGAACTTGAGAGCATCGTGCTCACCCTCCTCCTTAGGAAACCGTTATGCGGGGTCGAGATTATAAAAGCTGTCTACGACCAGTTTAATGTGCTACTCAGCCCAGGCACAGTCTACCCGCTATTGCATCTCCTCGAGAAAAGGGGGATGTTGAAATGTGAATACGGTGTGAAGAATAAGACCTATAGGCTTGACGAGGCAGCAAAAGAAAAAATCTTTAAGATGCTTGAAGAACGCGTTAGGGCAAGCCTGCTCCTTAACAGTTTTCTGCAGACGGTTACGATAAATGTGAGGCAAAAGGAACATTCGGATTCTGAAAAATAA
- the gvpA gene encoding gas vesicle structural protein GvpA: MVNVTPSASNLAEVLDRILDRGIVIDAWVRVSLVGIEILTIEARVVVASVDTFIHYAEEITKIEAAAVAPPAPAPAAPTA; encoded by the coding sequence ATGGTAAACGTAACACCCTCGGCAAGTAATTTGGCTGAAGTACTAGACAGGATACTGGACAGGGGCATAGTCATCGACGCGTGGGTACGTGTCTCACTAGTCGGCATCGAGATTTTGACGATTGAAGCTAGAGTAGTTGTAGCCTCAGTTGACACGTTCATACACTACGCTGAAGAGATAACGAAAATAGAGGCTGCAGCGGTCGCACCACCAGCGCCAGCACCAGCAGCACCTACGGCTTAG
- the gvpN gene encoding gas vesicle protein GvpN produces the protein MREWRRLHPRIVRGARIHTTLEEKKDMAKDLGKESAEFLMRTVERLEGETFQIQKSGLVNTKYLLPNIENYIETEEVKKIKEKVKLWLNAGYPVHIVGPTGCGKSTLALRVAEELGRPIVWVNGDETMTTADLVGGYSEVEAESLRDRFIHTVLKTRDVMRAGWVDNPLTVACKYGYTFIYNDFSRARPEANNILLPVFQEGVLELPKRFGEERYIKVNPNFRAILTSNSVDYVGVFRPQNALLDRMVGIYMDFYDFYTEVEIVKAHSGIPQREAEAIVEAIRRLREKLPDAEKPGTRACIMIAKRFAMSGGKLEELLEELCLDILATKSRGPSDWAAKQKLVKDILATKGGKG, from the coding sequence ATGAGAGAATGGAGGAGGTTGCACCCTAGAATTGTGAGGGGGGCGCGTATTCATACGACTTTAGAGGAGAAGAAGGATATGGCAAAAGATCTTGGAAAAGAGTCTGCAGAGTTTCTGATGCGAACGGTCGAAAGGCTTGAAGGAGAAACATTTCAAATACAAAAATCCGGGCTGGTCAATACAAAATACTTGTTGCCAAACATTGAAAATTACATAGAAACAGAGGAGGTGAAGAAGATCAAGGAGAAAGTGAAGCTTTGGCTTAACGCAGGCTACCCTGTTCATATCGTTGGCCCCACAGGCTGCGGGAAGTCGACACTCGCGCTACGTGTAGCAGAAGAGCTCGGCAGACCCATAGTATGGGTGAACGGTGACGAGACGATGACCACAGCAGATTTGGTTGGAGGCTACTCTGAAGTTGAGGCTGAAAGTTTGAGGGATAGATTCATTCACACGGTTCTCAAGACCAGAGACGTTATGCGGGCAGGCTGGGTGGACAACCCCCTGACGGTTGCGTGTAAGTATGGTTACACGTTCATCTACAACGATTTTTCCAGAGCTAGGCCTGAAGCAAACAACATCTTGCTTCCGGTCTTTCAGGAGGGCGTACTTGAGCTCCCAAAGAGATTCGGAGAAGAACGCTACATCAAAGTCAACCCCAACTTCAGAGCGATTCTAACAAGCAACTCCGTCGACTATGTAGGAGTATTTCGACCACAGAATGCCCTACTTGACCGAATGGTCGGCATCTACATGGACTTTTACGACTTCTACACCGAGGTTGAGATCGTTAAAGCGCACTCCGGAATACCGCAACGTGAGGCGGAAGCAATAGTTGAAGCTATCCGCAGGCTAAGGGAAAAGCTGCCTGATGCAGAAAAGCCGGGAACACGGGCCTGCATAATGATCGCAAAAAGGTTTGCGATGAGCGGCGGAAAACTTGAAGAACTCCTCGAAGAACTATGCTTAGACATTTTAGCAACTAAAAGTAGAGGCCCATCGGACTGGGCTGCAAAACAGAAGCTCGTCAAAGACATCTTAGCAACCAAAGGTGGTAAAGGATGA
- a CDS encoding gas vesicle protein, which produces MNEVEILEIGEKCCAQMARLLNKKVESIVSLTKEEKGWKALIEVLERKAVPDTHDLLGRYEVTMDPNGRVLKYSQTLIRYRSDRLGIEFREAKE; this is translated from the coding sequence ATGAATGAGGTAGAAATCCTAGAGATTGGCGAAAAATGCTGCGCCCAAATGGCAAGGCTATTAAATAAGAAGGTAGAAAGTATCGTGAGCCTTACAAAAGAGGAGAAAGGGTGGAAAGCGCTTATTGAGGTTTTAGAAAGGAAGGCAGTGCCTGACACGCACGACCTACTCGGAAGGTACGAGGTGACAATGGACCCGAACGGAAGGGTCTTAAAATACAGTCAAACACTCATAAGATACAGATCCGATCGTCTCGGAATAGAATTCAGAGAAGCAAAAGAATAG
- a CDS encoding gas vesicle protein K, translating to MPISIDEDNLKQGLLGVVVALVEIIKEVLERQAIRRMERGDLEDEEIERLSIALADLNEALENIKKENGIEDAVKSVRDGLDEVADKVIDKFLNPRRWAEEVR from the coding sequence ATGCCCATCAGTATCGATGAGGATAACCTTAAGCAAGGTTTACTAGGTGTAGTCGTCGCCCTAGTTGAAATCATAAAAGAGGTGCTTGAAAGACAAGCTATTAGAAGAATGGAGAGGGGGGATTTGGAAGACGAGGAAATTGAGAGGCTTAGCATCGCTCTAGCCGATTTGAATGAGGCGCTTGAAAACATAAAGAAGGAGAACGGGATCGAGGATGCTGTAAAATCTGTACGAGATGGACTTGATGAAGTAGCCGATAAAGTGATAGATAAGTTCTTGAATCCGAGGAGGTGGGCTGAAGAGGTCAGATAG
- a CDS encoding GvpL/GvpF family gas vesicle protein, which produces MEYPPDIEVIGKGGGKEPFRIVGQRGLYFFIRTETFDRLREINDAYRLTGQTDPKPLDAIKVVGRRGVVGRRPFLLPGRSGTYLCILDEHLKQLVKIAQAYKMWLEAKEEEKKLERIVKPPEEGRYVYCIIPWDGSDRSLSFGEIGIENSGEVYTIPYGDVAAVVSNAPFKEYTPNKENAYAHIQVMTLVMREHTVLPMAFGMVFKNEEVLRRVLERSRDELRKALNEIEGKAEFGVKVVRPKGVELDEDAFASEIGELRKLAVQTKLGKRFSRSLILNAYYLIRKEDVENFLNKARALEEKFKQLKFQVTGPWPPSNFVKIKIGRRD; this is translated from the coding sequence ATGGAGTATCCGCCTGATATTGAAGTGATCGGGAAAGGTGGGGGGAAGGAGCCATTTCGAATAGTGGGGCAGCGGGGGCTCTATTTCTTCATCCGCACTGAAACATTCGATCGACTAAGGGAGATAAACGATGCATATAGGCTCACCGGCCAAACAGATCCAAAGCCGTTAGACGCTATAAAGGTAGTTGGAAGAAGGGGGGTCGTCGGACGAAGACCATTTCTTCTGCCGGGGCGTAGCGGAACCTACCTCTGTATCCTCGATGAACATCTTAAGCAGCTTGTGAAGATTGCTCAGGCATATAAAATGTGGCTTGAAGCCAAAGAAGAAGAGAAAAAGCTAGAAAGGATTGTTAAGCCGCCTGAGGAAGGAAGATACGTTTACTGTATTATACCTTGGGACGGTAGCGACCGCAGTCTCAGCTTTGGAGAAATCGGCATAGAAAACAGTGGGGAGGTATACACTATTCCCTACGGGGATGTCGCCGCCGTCGTAAGCAACGCACCGTTCAAAGAGTACACACCTAATAAGGAAAACGCCTACGCTCACATACAAGTCATGACGCTTGTAATGAGAGAACACACGGTTTTGCCGATGGCCTTCGGTATGGTGTTCAAGAACGAGGAAGTACTTCGAAGAGTGCTTGAGAGAAGCCGCGACGAGTTAAGAAAGGCCTTAAACGAAATCGAAGGCAAGGCGGAGTTCGGCGTCAAGGTGGTTCGGCCAAAGGGGGTTGAGCTCGACGAAGACGCGTTCGCTTCAGAGATAGGGGAGCTGCGCAAACTGGCAGTCCAAACCAAGCTCGGTAAGCGGTTCAGCAGATCCCTCATTTTGAACGCCTACTACCTTATAAGAAAAGAGGATGTGGAGAACTTCCTAAACAAAGCTAGGGCGCTCGAAGAAAAGTTTAAGCAGCTAAAATTTCAGGTCACAGGCCCTTGGCCCCCGTCCAACTTTGTGAAAATAAAGATTGGGAGGAGAGATTAG
- a CDS encoding PadR family transcriptional regulator, protein MRAVMDFGGSVTSSVTKELVDCLREVRIRMGEKMPFTIKSLIAFEIDTLPSNLLEALLELYRNVILSTKTEQAIIGLSLRSLWKPDLDVVDTVSRESLEIFVKKHLEVIILSLLLKAPLCGYELIRRIYQEYYTFLSQGTVYPMLYAMQKRGLLKIVESKNPRSKVYALTEAGKEEAKDKIRHLIAAQKYIANSLQKVVNF, encoded by the coding sequence TTGAGGGCTGTAATGGACTTTGGGGGCTCGGTTACTTCTTCCGTCACTAAAGAGCTTGTTGATTGTCTAAGGGAGGTTCGCATAAGAATGGGTGAAAAAATGCCTTTTACTATCAAGTCGCTAATCGCTTTTGAGATCGATACTTTGCCTAGCAATTTGTTGGAGGCTTTACTGGAACTCTACAGGAACGTTATTCTCTCCACAAAAACCGAGCAGGCGATCATAGGGCTCAGTCTACGATCCCTTTGGAAGCCAGATTTAGATGTTGTCGATACAGTTTCTCGGGAGAGTCTAGAAATTTTCGTAAAAAAACACCTTGAAGTAATCATTTTATCCTTGCTGCTAAAAGCTCCTCTTTGCGGCTACGAACTTATCCGAAGAATCTATCAAGAATACTATACGTTTCTCAGCCAAGGAACCGTTTACCCAATGCTGTACGCCATGCAAAAACGCGGTCTCCTCAAAATAGTGGAATCCAAAAATCCGCGTTCAAAAGTTTATGCGCTGACAGAAGCGGGAAAAGAAGAAGCGAAAGATAAAATAAGACATCTAATAGCGGCCCAAAAATACATTGCGAACTCGCTTCAAAAGGTGGTCAACTTTTAA